One stretch of Streptomyces agglomeratus DNA includes these proteins:
- a CDS encoding histone-like nucleoid-structuring protein Lsr2, translating to MAQRVVVTLSDDIDGGEAAETVSFGLDGKSYEIDLNPANAKKLRTALEPFVEAARKHSKSGKVYRHTAVAPDPAAVRAWARSHQMDVPARGRIPKKVYEAFAEAS from the coding sequence GTGGCTCAGCGCGTAGTGGTCACGCTCTCCGACGACATCGACGGCGGGGAAGCAGCGGAAACGGTCAGCTTCGGCCTGGACGGGAAGTCGTACGAGATCGACCTGAATCCCGCCAATGCAAAGAAACTGCGCACCGCGCTGGAACCGTTCGTCGAGGCTGCCCGAAAGCACTCGAAGTCGGGCAAGGTCTACCGCCACACCGCCGTGGCACCCGACCCGGCGGCGGTGCGCGCCTGGGCGCGCTCGCACCAGATGGACGTGCCGGCCCGCGGCCGCATCCCGAAGAAGGTCTACGAAGCCTTCGCGGAGGCGTCCTGA
- the purD gene encoding phosphoribosylamine--glycine ligase produces MKVLVIGGGAREHALCRSLSLDPDVTALYCAPGNAGIAEVAELHPVDALDGAAVARLAGELGAGLVVVGPEAPLVAGVADAVRAAGIPCFGPSKEAAQLEGSKAFAKDVMAAANVPTARSYVCTTPEEIDTALDAFGAPYVVKDDGLAAGKGVVVTDDLAAARDHALACDRVVIEEFLDGPEVSLFAITDGVTVLPLQPAQDFKRALDGDEGPNTGGMGAYSPLPWADPKLVDEVMATVLQPTVDELRRRGTPFSGLLYAGLAITSRGVRVIEFNARFGDPETQVVLARLKTPLASVLLHSANGTLDVEPPLTWRDDAAVTVVIASHNYPETPRTGDPIEGLGEVAAQDAPHAYVLHAGTRREGDAIVSAGGRVLSVTATGKDLTQARERAYKAVSRIRLDGSQHRTDIAQKAAAGS; encoded by the coding sequence GTGAAGGTCCTCGTCATCGGCGGCGGCGCCCGCGAACACGCCCTGTGCCGCTCTCTGTCCCTCGATCCCGACGTCACCGCGCTGTACTGCGCCCCCGGCAACGCCGGCATCGCCGAGGTGGCCGAGCTGCACCCGGTCGACGCCCTCGACGGCGCCGCCGTGGCCCGCCTCGCCGGCGAGCTCGGCGCCGGCCTCGTCGTCGTCGGCCCGGAGGCGCCGCTCGTCGCGGGCGTCGCCGACGCCGTGCGCGCGGCCGGTATCCCGTGCTTCGGCCCGTCCAAGGAGGCCGCCCAGCTGGAGGGCTCCAAGGCGTTCGCCAAGGACGTGATGGCCGCGGCGAACGTTCCCACCGCCCGCAGCTACGTCTGCACCACCCCCGAAGAGATCGACACGGCACTGGACGCCTTCGGCGCGCCGTACGTCGTGAAGGACGACGGTCTCGCCGCCGGCAAGGGCGTCGTCGTGACCGACGACCTCGCGGCGGCCCGCGACCACGCGCTCGCCTGCGACCGCGTGGTCATCGAGGAGTTCCTCGACGGCCCCGAGGTCTCCCTCTTCGCGATCACCGACGGTGTGACCGTCCTCCCGCTCCAGCCCGCGCAGGACTTCAAGCGCGCGCTCGACGGCGACGAGGGCCCGAACACCGGCGGCATGGGCGCGTACTCCCCGCTCCCGTGGGCCGACCCCAAGCTGGTCGACGAGGTCATGGCGACCGTCCTCCAGCCGACCGTGGACGAGCTCCGCCGCCGCGGCACTCCCTTCTCGGGGCTGCTGTACGCGGGTCTGGCGATCACCTCGCGCGGCGTACGGGTCATCGAGTTCAACGCCCGTTTCGGCGACCCGGAGACCCAGGTGGTCCTGGCCCGTCTCAAGACCCCGCTGGCGAGCGTCCTGCTGCACTCCGCCAACGGCACTCTCGACGTCGAGCCGCCGCTGACCTGGCGCGACGACGCCGCCGTGACGGTCGTCATCGCCTCGCACAACTACCCGGAAACGCCGCGCACGGGGGACCCGATCGAGGGCCTCGGCGAGGTCGCGGCCCAGGATGCGCCCCATGCGTACGTCCTGCACGCCGGCACGCGGCGCGAGGGCGACGCGATCGTGAGCGCGGGCGGCCGGGTGCTGTCCGTGACAGCGACCGGCAAGGACCTCACCCAGGCCCGCGAGCGCGCGTACAAGGCCGTCTCCCGGATCCGCCTGGACGGCTCCCAGCACCGCACGGACATCGCCCAGAAGGCGGCAGCGGGGTCCTGA
- the purQ gene encoding phosphoribosylformylglycinamidine synthase subunit PurQ: MTARIGVVTFPGTLDDKDSLRAVRTAGAEPVSLWHRDKDLKQVDAVVLAGGFSYGDYLRAGAIARFSPVMETIIEQAKAGLPVLGICNGFQILTEAHLLPGGMLQNNHLHFICREQKLRVETSGTAWTADYTAGQEIHIPLKNMDGRYVAEERVLDELEAEGRVAFRYLDVNPNGSLRDIAGITNAAGNVVGLMPHPEHAVEPLVGTGRTDGLGFFTSILKKLVNA, translated from the coding sequence GTGACCGCTCGTATCGGAGTCGTCACCTTTCCGGGAACGCTCGACGACAAGGACAGCCTCCGCGCCGTCCGGACCGCGGGCGCCGAGCCGGTCTCGCTGTGGCACCGCGACAAGGACCTCAAGCAGGTCGACGCGGTCGTGCTCGCGGGAGGCTTCTCCTACGGCGACTACCTGCGGGCCGGAGCCATCGCCCGCTTCTCGCCGGTGATGGAGACGATCATCGAGCAGGCGAAGGCCGGTCTTCCGGTCCTCGGCATCTGCAACGGATTCCAGATCCTCACCGAGGCGCACCTGCTGCCCGGCGGGATGCTCCAGAACAACCACCTGCACTTCATCTGCCGCGAGCAGAAGCTGCGCGTGGAGACGAGCGGGACGGCCTGGACGGCGGACTACACCGCCGGGCAGGAGATCCACATCCCGCTCAAGAACATGGACGGCCGTTACGTCGCCGAGGAGCGCGTGCTCGACGAGCTGGAGGCGGAGGGCCGCGTCGCCTTCCGCTACCTCGACGTCAACCCGAACGGCTCGCTCCGCGACATCGCCGGCATCACCAACGCCGCCGGCAACGTCGTCGGGCTGATGCCGCACCCGGAGCACGCCGTGGAGCCGCTGGTCGGCACGGGACGTACCGACGGCCTCGGATTCTTCACCTCGATCCTGAAGAAGCTGGTCAACGCATGA
- the purL gene encoding phosphoribosylformylglycinamidine synthase subunit PurL, whose translation MTLDTVKHASQTPEAEQPWKELGLKEDEYARIREILGRRPTGAELAMYSVMWSEHCSYKSSKVHLKQFGEKVPENDAMLVGIGENAGVVDVGQGYAVTFKVESHNHPSYIEPYQGAATGVGGIVRDILAMGARPVAVVDPLRFGAADHPDTRRVLPGVVAGIGGYGNCLGLPNIGGEVVFDECYQGNPLVNAGCIGVMKHEDIHLAKASGPGNKVVLYGARTGGDGIGGVSVLASETFESTGPAKRPAVQVGDPFQEKLLIECTLEIFREQLVAGIQDLGGAGLSCATSELASAGSGGMRVELDTVPLRDSSLSPEEILMSESQERMCAIVEPDKVDRFMEICEKWDVIATVIGEVTDGSQLEIFWHGEQIVDVPPRTVAHEGPVYNRPYARPAWQDALQADDANKLARPANAAELREQVLKLVSSPNQASKSWITDQYDRFVQGNTVLAMPEDAGMVRIDEKTNLGVAMATDGNGRYAKLDPYTGAQLALAESYRNVAASGAKPLAISDCLNFGSPEDPDVMWQFAEATRGLADGCLQLGTPVTGGNVSLYNQTGETAIHPTPVVAVLGVIDDVTRRTPVAFAEEGQLLYLLGDTHEELGGSAWSQVIHDHLGGMPPKVDLDREKLLGEILISASRDGMIDAAHDLSDGGLIQAVTESCLRGGKGARLVVPDGLDAFVFLFSESAGRAVVSVPRSEELRFTDMCGARGLPATRIGVVDGDEIEVQGEFGIPLSELRTAHEATLPVLFA comes from the coding sequence ATGACTCTGGACACCGTCAAGCACGCCTCACAGACCCCAGAGGCGGAGCAGCCCTGGAAGGAACTCGGCCTCAAGGAGGACGAGTACGCGCGCATCCGGGAGATCCTCGGCCGCCGCCCGACCGGCGCCGAGCTCGCCATGTACAGCGTCATGTGGTCCGAGCACTGCTCGTACAAGAGCAGCAAGGTCCACCTGAAGCAGTTCGGCGAGAAGGTCCCCGAGAACGACGCCATGCTCGTCGGCATCGGCGAGAACGCGGGCGTCGTCGACGTCGGCCAGGGCTACGCCGTGACCTTCAAGGTCGAGTCGCACAACCACCCCTCGTACATCGAGCCCTACCAGGGCGCGGCCACGGGTGTCGGCGGCATCGTCCGCGACATCCTCGCCATGGGCGCCCGCCCGGTCGCGGTCGTCGACCCGCTGCGCTTCGGCGCGGCCGACCACCCCGACACCCGGCGCGTGCTGCCCGGCGTCGTCGCGGGCATCGGCGGCTACGGCAACTGCCTGGGCCTGCCGAACATCGGCGGCGAGGTCGTCTTCGACGAGTGCTACCAGGGCAACCCGCTGGTCAACGCCGGCTGCATCGGCGTCATGAAGCACGAGGACATCCACCTCGCGAAGGCGAGCGGTCCCGGCAACAAGGTCGTCCTGTACGGCGCCCGCACGGGCGGCGACGGCATCGGCGGCGTGTCGGTGCTGGCCTCGGAGACCTTCGAGTCGACGGGTCCCGCGAAGCGTCCGGCCGTTCAGGTCGGTGACCCGTTCCAGGAGAAGCTCCTCATCGAGTGCACCCTGGAGATCTTCCGCGAGCAGCTCGTCGCGGGCATCCAGGACCTCGGCGGCGCGGGCCTGTCCTGCGCGACCTCCGAGCTGGCCTCGGCCGGTTCCGGCGGCATGCGGGTGGAGCTGGACACCGTTCCGCTGCGCGACTCCTCCCTCTCGCCCGAGGAAATCCTCATGAGCGAGTCGCAGGAGCGCATGTGCGCGATCGTCGAGCCGGACAAGGTCGACCGGTTCATGGAGATCTGCGAGAAGTGGGACGTCATCGCCACCGTCATCGGTGAGGTGACCGACGGTTCGCAGCTGGAGATCTTCTGGCACGGCGAGCAGATCGTCGACGTACCGCCGCGCACCGTGGCCCACGAGGGCCCGGTCTACAACCGGCCGTACGCCCGGCCCGCGTGGCAGGACGCGCTCCAGGCCGACGACGCGAACAAGCTGGCGCGCCCGGCGAACGCGGCGGAGCTGCGCGAGCAGGTCCTGAAGCTCGTCTCGTCGCCGAACCAGGCGTCGAAGTCGTGGATCACCGACCAGTACGACCGGTTCGTGCAGGGCAACACGGTGCTCGCCATGCCCGAGGACGCCGGCATGGTGCGGATCGACGAGAAGACGAACCTGGGCGTCGCCATGGCGACCGACGGCAACGGCCGGTACGCGAAGCTCGACCCGTACACGGGCGCGCAGCTCGCGCTGGCCGAGTCGTACCGCAACGTCGCCGCGTCCGGCGCCAAGCCGCTCGCGATCTCCGACTGCCTGAACTTCGGCTCCCCCGAGGACCCGGACGTCATGTGGCAGTTCGCGGAGGCCACGCGCGGTCTCGCGGACGGCTGCCTCCAGCTCGGTACGCCGGTGACCGGCGGCAACGTCTCGCTCTACAACCAGACCGGCGAGACCGCCATCCACCCGACGCCCGTCGTCGCGGTGCTCGGCGTGATCGACGACGTGACCCGGCGTACGCCCGTCGCCTTCGCGGAAGAGGGCCAGCTCCTCTACCTGCTCGGCGACACGCACGAGGAACTGGGCGGCTCGGCCTGGTCCCAGGTGATCCACGACCACCTCGGCGGCATGCCGCCGAAGGTCGACCTGGACCGGGAGAAGCTGCTCGGCGAGATCCTGATCTCGGCCTCGCGCGACGGCATGATCGACGCCGCGCACGACCTGAGCGACGGCGGCCTGATCCAGGCGGTCACCGAGTCCTGCCTGCGGGGCGGGAAGGGCGCGCGGCTGGTCGTGCCGGACGGGCTGGACGCGTTCGTGTTCCTCTTCTCCGAGTCGGCGGGCCGGGCGGTCGTGTCCGTGCCGCGCAGCGAGGAGCTCCGCTTCACCGACATGTGCGGGGCTCGCGGTCTTCCCGCGACCCGGATCGGTGTCGTGGACGGCGACGAGATCGAGGTGCAGGGCGAGTTCGGCATCCCGCTGAGCGAGCTGCGCACCGCGCACGAGGCGACGCTGCCGGTCCTCTTCGCCTGA
- the purS gene encoding phosphoribosylformylglycinamidine synthase subunit PurS: MARVVVDVMLKPEILDPQGQAVQRALPRLGFEGIADVRQGKRFELEVEGPVDDAALARINEMAETFLANTVIEDFTVKVEEPK, from the coding sequence GTGGCACGCGTCGTAGTCGACGTCATGCTCAAGCCCGAGATCCTCGACCCGCAGGGACAGGCGGTGCAGCGTGCACTGCCCCGTCTCGGCTTCGAGGGAATCGCGGACGTCCGTCAGGGAAAGCGTTTCGAGCTCGAGGTCGAGGGGCCGGTCGATGACGCCGCCCTCGCTCGCATCAACGAGATGGCCGAAACGTTCCTCGCCAACACCGTCATCGAGGACTTCACCGTGAAGGTGGAGGAGCCGAAGTGA
- a CDS encoding response regulator transcription factor produces the protein MGGDEGRGSGGRPVRVLLADDEHLIRGALAALLGLEDDLVVVAQAATGPEAIAMARAHRPDVAVLDLQMPGADGVSVATTLRAELPGCRCMIVTSHGRPGHLKRALAAGVRAFVPKTVSAQRLAELIRSVRDGNRYVDPELAADAISAGDSPLTAREAEVLELAADGAPVAEIAERAALSPGTVRNYLSSAASKLGAENRHAAVRLARERGWV, from the coding sequence GTGGGTGGGGATGAGGGGCGCGGGTCCGGCGGAAGGCCGGTTCGGGTGCTGCTCGCCGACGACGAGCATCTGATCCGGGGAGCCCTCGCCGCGCTCCTCGGGCTGGAGGACGACCTCGTCGTCGTCGCCCAGGCGGCCACCGGCCCCGAGGCGATAGCGATGGCGCGGGCGCACCGGCCGGACGTCGCCGTCCTTGATCTCCAGATGCCGGGCGCCGACGGTGTGAGTGTGGCCACAACCCTGCGGGCCGAGCTGCCCGGCTGCCGCTGCATGATCGTGACCAGCCACGGGCGGCCCGGCCACCTGAAACGGGCGCTCGCGGCGGGGGTGCGGGCCTTCGTGCCGAAGACCGTCAGCGCGCAGCGGCTGGCCGAGCTGATCCGGAGCGTACGGGACGGAAACCGTTACGTGGACCCGGAGTTGGCGGCCGACGCGATCTCCGCCGGGGACTCGCCGCTGACCGCGCGCGAGGCGGAAGTGCTGGAGCTGGCGGCGGACGGGGCGCCCGTCGCGGAGATCGCCGAGCGGGCCGCGCTGTCGCCCGGGACGGTCCGGAACTACCTGTCCTCGGCCGCCTCGAAACTGGGTGCGGAAAATCGTCATGCCGCGGTGCGCCTCGCACGCGAGCGAGGTTGGGTATAG
- a CDS encoding phosphoribosylaminoimidazolesuccinocarboxamide synthase: MWTRASSARRRTSWTASANATDRRTAPAPTPALRIRENRKRSWINLRGGTVSGFVEKPEPLQLPGLTHLHTGKVRDLYQNEAGDLVMVASDRISAYDWVLPTEIPDKGRVLTQLSLWWFDQLADLAPNHVISTDLPDGAPADWAGRTLICKSLRMVPVECVARGYLTGSGLVEYKESRTVCGLALPEGLTDGSELPAPIFTPATKAAVGDHDENVSYEEVARQVGAETAAQLRQMTLAIYSRARDIARDRGIVLADTKFEFGFDGDELIIADEVLTPDSSRFWPAATWEPGHAQPSYDKQYVRDWLTSPASGWDRKAELPPPALPQEIVDATRAKYLEAYELLTGTTWS, translated from the coding sequence ATGTGGACCCGCGCATCCAGCGCGCGACGGCGAACCTCCTGGACCGCATCTGCAAACGCGACTGACCGACGCACCGCCCCCGCCCCGACACCCGCGCTCCGCATACGGGAGAATCGGAAGCGTTCCTGGATCAACCTACGCGGAGGAACCGTGTCCGGATTCGTAGAAAAGCCCGAGCCGCTCCAGCTGCCGGGCCTGACCCACCTCCACACGGGCAAGGTGCGTGACCTCTACCAGAACGAGGCCGGCGACCTCGTGATGGTCGCCAGCGACCGCATCTCCGCGTACGACTGGGTACTGCCCACCGAGATCCCCGACAAGGGCCGGGTGCTCACCCAGCTCTCGCTCTGGTGGTTCGACCAGCTCGCGGACCTCGCCCCGAACCACGTGATCTCCACCGACCTTCCCGACGGCGCCCCGGCCGACTGGGCCGGCCGTACGCTCATCTGCAAGTCCCTGCGGATGGTGCCGGTCGAGTGCGTGGCCCGCGGCTACCTCACCGGTTCGGGCCTCGTGGAGTACAAGGAATCAAGGACCGTCTGCGGCCTCGCCCTCCCCGAGGGCCTGACCGACGGCTCCGAGCTGCCGGCCCCGATCTTCACGCCCGCCACGAAGGCGGCGGTCGGCGACCACGACGAGAACGTCAGCTACGAGGAAGTGGCCCGCCAGGTCGGCGCCGAGACCGCCGCCCAGCTGCGCCAGATGACCCTCGCCATCTACAGCCGGGCCCGCGACATCGCCCGCGACCGGGGCATCGTCCTCGCCGACACGAAGTTCGAGTTCGGCTTCGACGGCGACGAGCTGATCATCGCCGACGAGGTGCTGACCCCGGATTCCTCGCGTTTCTGGCCCGCCGCCACCTGGGAGCCGGGCCACGCACAGCCCTCGTACGACAAGCAGTACGTCCGCGACTGGCTGACCTCGCCGGCCTCCGGCTGGGACCGCAAGGCGGAACTGCCGCCGCCCGCGCTTCCGCAGGAGATCGTCGACGCCACCCGGGCGAAGTACCTGGAGGCGTACGAACTCCTCACCGGCACCACGTGGTCGTAG
- a CDS encoding sensor histidine kinase: protein MKGFWGKRTQAGKLDLYMRVLLYVLPWLMSLGMLTPLTQELGHDSDSVALARGLIALTVAQCAVAMHTIHHGLAHYIEGAPTPWRSALASLALGGASAGFVLALRATDGVRDDGSALVGILPYTLLTTAMSTYMLSTLRRLVLGTSVVAVLIAGALAATGAPASAAVAGAVVVVVIGLIALITTRSSAWFMAVIRELDKARDVSARLAVAEERLRFGRDMHDVMGRNLAVIALKSELAVQLARRGRPEAADQMAEVQRIAQESQREVRELVRGYRAADLPAELEGARGVLSAAGIACRMEREAGVQLPAGVQSALGWVVREATTNVLRHGDARNCTVRLTADGERAVLVVENDGAGEVSASATPGSGIAGLRERLSAVGGTLRAGPAAGGRFRLTAEVPLVREVLR from the coding sequence ATGAAGGGGTTCTGGGGCAAGCGCACTCAGGCGGGGAAGCTCGACCTGTACATGCGGGTGCTGCTGTATGTGCTGCCGTGGCTCATGTCCCTCGGCATGCTCACGCCACTCACACAGGAGCTCGGCCACGACTCCGATTCCGTCGCCCTCGCCCGCGGGCTGATCGCCCTCACCGTGGCTCAGTGCGCCGTCGCTATGCACACCATCCACCACGGGCTCGCGCACTACATCGAGGGGGCGCCGACCCCGTGGCGTTCGGCCCTGGCCTCGCTGGCGCTGGGCGGCGCTTCGGCGGGGTTCGTCCTGGCCCTCCGGGCGACCGACGGAGTTCGGGACGACGGCTCGGCTCTGGTGGGGATACTCCCGTACACCCTGCTCACGACGGCCATGTCGACGTACATGCTGTCGACCCTGCGGCGCCTGGTGCTCGGGACGTCGGTGGTCGCGGTGCTGATCGCCGGGGCGCTCGCCGCCACCGGCGCGCCCGCGTCGGCGGCGGTGGCCGGGGCGGTGGTCGTGGTCGTCATAGGGCTGATCGCGCTGATCACCACGCGGTCGTCGGCCTGGTTCATGGCGGTCATCCGCGAGCTGGACAAGGCCCGTGACGTGTCGGCGCGGCTCGCGGTGGCCGAGGAGCGGCTGCGTTTCGGACGGGACATGCACGACGTTATGGGCCGCAATCTCGCCGTCATCGCGCTCAAGAGCGAGCTGGCGGTGCAGCTGGCGCGGCGCGGCCGGCCGGAGGCCGCCGACCAGATGGCCGAGGTGCAGCGGATCGCCCAGGAGTCGCAGCGCGAGGTGCGTGAGCTCGTACGGGGCTACCGTGCGGCGGATCTGCCCGCCGAACTGGAAGGGGCACGGGGCGTGCTGAGTGCGGCGGGCATCGCGTGCCGGATGGAGCGGGAGGCCGGGGTGCAGCTTCCGGCCGGCGTGCAGTCGGCGCTCGGGTGGGTCGTACGGGAGGCGACGACCAATGTGCTGCGGCACGGGGACGCCCGCAACTGCACGGTGCGGCTGACGGCGGACGGGGAGCGGGCGGTGCTGGTCGTGGAGAACGACGGTGCGGGTGAGGTGAGCGCCTCGGCGACTCCCGGGTCGGGGATCGCGGGGCTCCGGGAGCGGCTGAGCGCGGTCGGCGGGACGCTGCGGGCGGGGCCGGCCGCGGGCGGGCGGTTCCGGCTCACGGCCGAGGTGCCGCTGGTACGGGAGGTGCTGCGGTGA
- a CDS encoding ABC transporter ATP-binding protein, with product MTSNEYVIDAEGLRRTYSGGFEAVRSLSFSVARGELFALLGTNGAGKTSTMELLEGLARPSGGSVRVLGHDPYAERAKVRPRVGVMLQEGGFPSELTVRETVRMWAGCTSGARPVGEALDLVGLGKRQSVRVKQLSGGERRRLDLATALLGRPEVLFLDEPTTGLDAEGRRETWQLVRELRDGGTTVLLTTHYLEEAEELADRLAILHEGRIAAEGRVAEVVAEYPSQISFELPDGYHLGDLPPLGPLGVTGHELAGRTARLFTEHLQRTATGLLMWAEAAGLELRGLDVRSASLEEAFLSIARDAGKDGQDGQDDRNDKVEEGVAAR from the coding sequence ATGACCAGTAACGAGTACGTGATCGACGCCGAGGGGCTCCGGCGTACCTACAGTGGCGGCTTCGAGGCCGTCCGTTCGCTCTCCTTCTCCGTGGCGCGCGGCGAACTCTTCGCGCTGCTCGGCACCAACGGCGCCGGCAAGACCTCGACCATGGAACTCCTGGAGGGCCTCGCCCGGCCCAGCGGCGGCAGCGTCCGGGTGCTCGGACACGACCCGTACGCCGAACGCGCCAAGGTGCGGCCCCGGGTCGGCGTCATGCTCCAGGAAGGCGGTTTCCCGTCCGAGCTGACCGTGCGCGAGACCGTCCGGATGTGGGCGGGCTGCACCAGCGGGGCGCGGCCGGTGGGCGAGGCGCTGGATCTGGTGGGGCTGGGGAAGCGGCAGAGCGTACGGGTGAAACAGCTGTCCGGCGGCGAACGGCGGCGGCTGGACCTGGCCACGGCGCTGCTCGGACGGCCCGAGGTCCTCTTCCTCGACGAGCCGACCACGGGGCTCGACGCCGAGGGGCGGCGCGAGACGTGGCAGCTGGTGCGGGAGCTGCGCGACGGAGGGACGACCGTGCTGCTGACCACGCACTACCTGGAGGAAGCGGAGGAGCTGGCCGACCGGCTGGCGATCCTGCACGAGGGGCGGATCGCCGCCGAGGGGCGGGTGGCCGAGGTGGTGGCGGAGTACCCGTCGCAGATCTCCTTCGAGCTGCCGGACGGTTACCACCTGGGAGACCTGCCGCCGCTGGGGCCGCTGGGCGTCACGGGGCACGAACTGGCGGGGCGCACGGCCAGGTTGTTCACCGAACACCTTCAGCGGACCGCCACGGGGCTGCTGATGTGGGCGGAGGCGGCGGGGCTGGAGCTGCGCGGGCTCGATGTGCGGTCGGCTTCGCTGGAGGAGGCGTTCCTCAGCATTGCCCGGGATGCCGGGAAGGACGGGCAGGACGGGCAGGACGACCGGAACGACAAGGTGGAAGAGGGGGTGGCGGCACGATGA
- a CDS encoding maleylpyruvate isomerase family mycothiol-dependent enzyme, producing MPSAAPKRPRPRRYDPARTRAAVLAQFGNVQDAVRDLTPAQLALPTHLGDWTVRELAAHIALAVGAVSRCLEQAAPPAQEVTLQQWPFATAAHAGPISDATKALAASSPDLGELYGRTRDRLAELLPAAPGERLLATRVGAMRLDDYLVTRTVELIVHTDDLNHAAGLAVPYDRQALAACTRLLADALAAKAPGGSVEVRVPPYAVVQCVEGPRHTRGTPPNVVETDPLTWIRLATGRTDWDTAVDDAKVSASGERAHLAGLLPVLG from the coding sequence ATGCCATCCGCCGCCCCGAAGCGCCCGCGCCCGCGCCGTTACGACCCGGCGAGGACCCGCGCCGCGGTCCTGGCGCAGTTCGGCAACGTACAGGACGCCGTACGCGATCTGACGCCCGCGCAGCTCGCGCTTCCCACGCACCTCGGGGACTGGACGGTCCGGGAGCTGGCCGCACACATCGCCCTCGCGGTGGGCGCCGTCAGCCGCTGTCTCGAACAGGCCGCGCCGCCCGCGCAGGAAGTCACCCTCCAGCAGTGGCCGTTCGCGACCGCCGCACACGCCGGGCCGATCTCCGACGCCACGAAGGCGCTCGCCGCGTCCTCTCCCGACCTCGGTGAGCTGTACGGGCGGACCCGCGACCGGCTCGCCGAACTGCTGCCCGCCGCGCCCGGCGAGCGGCTGCTGGCGACCCGCGTCGGTGCCATGCGGCTCGACGACTACCTCGTCACCCGTACCGTCGAACTGATCGTCCACACCGACGACCTGAACCACGCCGCCGGCCTCGCCGTCCCGTACGACCGTCAGGCCCTCGCCGCCTGCACGCGCCTGCTCGCCGACGCCCTCGCGGCGAAGGCGCCCGGCGGTTCGGTCGAGGTGCGCGTCCCGCCGTACGCCGTCGTGCAGTGCGTGGAGGGTCCCCGCCACACGCGCGGCACCCCGCCCAACGTCGTCGAGACCGATCCGCTCACCTGGATCCGCCTCGCCACGGGGCGTACGGACTGGGACACGGCGGTCGACGACGCGAAGGTCAGCGCCAGTGGCGAACGGGCGCACCTGGCCGGGTTGTTGCCCGTTCTCGGCTGA
- a CDS encoding ABC transporter permease encodes MSTAVTGRMAALTRAELTLLVRHKAVLLTALVVPVAMTYSMRPVVEDLDLAEAGLSLGEAMMPMAVAFVLLFGVYSALVTVYVVRREELVLKRLRTGELSDAEILAGTAAATLVAGLAQCVVLMVAGAAVLGMDMPADPVWVVAGVLLGLVVTSGMAALTTVFTRSAEGAQITIMPLMLISLVGSGVVVPLELLPDRVASVLELLPLSPVVELVRGGWSGQLGVYEALGSVGTAVAWTVLSVVAVRRWFRWEPRR; translated from the coding sequence ATGAGTACCGCTGTCACAGGACGTATGGCGGCTCTGACGCGGGCCGAACTGACCCTGCTCGTACGCCACAAGGCGGTACTCCTCACGGCGCTGGTGGTTCCGGTGGCCATGACGTACTCGATGCGGCCGGTCGTCGAGGACCTGGACCTCGCAGAGGCGGGGCTCTCGCTGGGGGAGGCGATGATGCCGATGGCCGTGGCGTTCGTCCTGCTCTTCGGGGTGTACTCGGCGCTGGTCACGGTCTACGTGGTGCGCCGCGAGGAGCTCGTACTGAAGCGGCTGCGCACGGGGGAGCTGAGCGACGCCGAGATCCTGGCCGGCACGGCCGCCGCCACGCTGGTGGCCGGGCTGGCGCAGTGCGTGGTGCTGATGGTCGCGGGCGCGGCGGTGCTGGGGATGGACATGCCGGCCGATCCGGTGTGGGTGGTGGCCGGTGTGCTGCTGGGGCTGGTGGTCACGAGCGGGATGGCGGCCCTGACCACGGTGTTCACCCGGTCCGCCGAGGGAGCCCAGATCACGATCATGCCGCTGATGCTGATCTCGCTGGTGGGCTCCGGCGTCGTCGTGCCGCTTGAGCTGCTGCCGGACAGAGTGGCCTCGGTGCTGGAGCTGCTGCCGCTGTCGCCGGTGGTGGAGCTCGTGCGGGGCGGCTGGAGTGGGCAGTTGGGCGTGTACGAGGCGCTGGGGTCGGTCGGCACGGCGGTGGCGTGGACCGTACTGTCAGTGGTCGCGGTGCGGCGGTGGTTCCGGTGGGAACCGCGGCGGTAA